In the Arachis ipaensis cultivar K30076 chromosome B10, Araip1.1, whole genome shotgun sequence genome, one interval contains:
- the LOC107621382 gene encoding protein FAR1-RELATED SEQUENCE 5-like: MDLSFDFSGGYDDSDWVSEEEYFEVSSSSGDDEDDPIDNDSDAAEMGDDPHASGISSDSKTCLGDAPCFKSTEDFLDKVFTTEEDSYAAYKQFAPLRGFGVRKGNVARINGVLVWKVRRIDDNHNHPLATTMFTHLLPSHRRLSESDKAQVDSLKKFGIATSKIMAYMAGQSGGYGMLRFTKRDLYNYVHSQRIAQINDGDAAATISYLKGKANADMMTVARYTKTAEDRLGSLFWADGQMMVDYRLFGDVLAFDATYRSNKYKKPLVVFSGSNYHRQTAIFGFALLEDEEVHTYRWVLLNILDVMDNKKPAVVVTDGDKAMRAAIADVLPSARHRLCGWHLEKNCVLRVKEPEFRKVFKKAVYANFDVAEFEEY; this comes from the exons ATGGATTTGAGCTTCGACTTCAGTGGTGGATATGATGATTCAGATTGGGTTAGTGAAGAAGAGTACTTCGAAGTGTCCTCCTCGAGTGGGGATGATGAGGACGACCCCATCGACAACGACTCCGATGCGGCTGAGATGGGTGATGACCCCCACGCGAGTGGCATCAGTTCAGATTCGAAGACATGTCTGGGTGATGCTCCTTGTTTTAAGTCGACAGAGGATTTCTTAGACAAGGTGTTCACTACCGAGGAAGATTCATATGCGGCATACAAACAGTTTGCCCCCCTAAGGGGGTTTGGTGTAAGGAAGGGTAACGTGGCTCGAATAAATGGTGTTTTG GTTTGGAAAGTCAGGAGGATAGACGACAACCATAACCACCCTCTTGCTACCACCATGTTTACTCATCTTCTTCCAAGTCATCGGAGACTAAGTGAGAGTGATAAGGCTCAAGTGGATAGTCTTAAAAAGTTCGGGATTGCCACTTCGAAAATTATGGCTTACATGGCCGGGCAGTCAGGGGGTTATGGGATGCTTCGTTTTACGAAGAGGGATCTCTACAATTATGTTCACAGCCAAAGAATAGCACAAATAAACGACGGAGACGCGGCAGCAACGATAAGTTATTTGAAAGGCAAAGCCAACGCTGACATGATGACGGTCGCCAGATATACCAAAACAGCAGAAGACAGACTTGGAAGCCTATTCTGGGCTGATGGGCAGATGATGGTAGATTATCGTCTGTTTGGTGACGTGCTTGCATTTGATGCAACATACCGGTCCAACAAGTACAAGAAGCCTCTAGTAGTCTTCTCTGGATCAAATTATCACAGGCAAACCGCAATTTTCGGTTTTGCGTTGCTGGAGGATGAGGAGGTCCATACATATAGGTGGGTGTTGTTGAATATTCTAGATGTCATGGATAATAAGAAGCCTGCCGTTGTGGTCACCGACGGGGATAAAGCAATGCGAGCAGCCATTGCGGATGTGCTGCCTTCAGCCAGGCATCGCCTCTGTGGGTGGCACCTGGAGAAAAACTGTGTCCTTAGGGTAAAAGAACCTGAATTTCGAAAGGTGTTCAAGAAGGCAGTTTACGCAAACTTCGATGTTGCGGAGTTTGAGGAGTATTGA
- the LOC110268197 gene encoding uncharacterized protein LOC110268197, producing the protein MDHMPFRSKRSKRAQRNPRNGQEKTQRKKPPKLVDLSSERGREIRRRRRQRSKSPRCTTSLQRHYNYLAPVGSDGVVHESDLLLMTTEKIPKTFNLSFVPTQSMDLAEVELAVAAYIFSKDLPKIEVLADVGHCIADRTALLTLGPNERVMDDVITVVATMLSKTSSSHQWFMLTMIMQDAIQGTRLTQANLDAVVCKHMRCKVDKVTEIFQPMWTDEYWYLMVVDVRRKKLMYFDSFKCSTETECRKNAMTQVALHLESLTIGPKWLSKCTAERPRFSSYDFEEPVVPQQHRLSMDCGVWVLQLMIRGALWAIHNVTILNSYTHMTLLSFF; encoded by the exons ATGGACCATATGCCTTTCAGATCGAAGAGGTCAAAGAGAGCCCAACGTAATCCACGAAATGGTCAAGAAAAGACACAACGAAAGAAGCCCCCTAAGTTG GTCGATCTGTCTAGTGAACGCGGTCGGGAGATTCGACGGCGTCGACGTCAACGCAGCAAGTCACCACGATGCACTACCTCCCTTCAGAGGCACTATAATTATCTTGCCCCGGTTGGTAGCGACGGAGTGGTCCATGAGTCAGATCTGTTATTGATGACTACCGAGAAGATCCCAAAG ACTTTCAATCTGTCCTTCGTACCAACCCAGAGCATGGATCTCGCCGAGGTTGAGCTCGCTGTTGCCGCGTACATCTTTAGTAAAGATCTTCCGAAAAT TGAAGTTCTGGCTGACGTCGGTCACTGCATTGCGGACAGAACTGCATTACTAACGCTTGGCCCAAATGAAAGAGTCATGGATGAT GTTATTACTGTCGTGGCAACGATGTTGTCGAAGACGTCCAGTAGTCACCAGTGGTTCATGCTGACAATGATCATG CAAGATGCCATACAAGGGACACGTCTAACACAGGCTAACTTGGACGCCGTCGTATGCAAGCATATGAGGTGCAAGGTTGACAAGGTTACTGAG ATTTTCCAACCGATGTGGACGGACGAATATTGGTATTTGATGGTGGTGGACGTACGACGGAAGAAGCTGATGTACTTCGACTCGTTCAAGTGTTCAACAGAAACGGAGTGTAGAAAAAATGCGATGACGCAAGTG GCACTGCACTTGGAGTCGCTGACTATTGGACCCAAGTGGCTGTCCAAGTGCACAGCTGAACGACCTCGATTTTCTTCGTATGACTTTGAAGAGCCTGTCGTGCCTCAGCAGCATCGGCTATC GATGGATTGTGGTGTCTGGGTCTTACAATTGATGATTAGGGGCGCTCTGTGGGCTATACACAATGTTACAATACTCAATTCATACACACATATGACTTTACTGTCATTTTTCTGA